One Dermacentor albipictus isolate Rhodes 1998 colony chromosome 10, USDA_Dalb.pri_finalv2, whole genome shotgun sequence genomic window, AACCTAAAGGACGTTCATATTGCCGGAAATGCCACTCATGTGACTGCCGCCGCAAATTTAGCATTCCTCTCCTCCATACAGAACGTAACAGCGTAAGAAAAGCATGTAGTGATGAAGGTGGCAAACAAGAAATATCGCAGCATGTAGTAAACGTTCCGACAAGGGCACTTGTCATGGCTAGAACAGCTTTCAGCGTGGCAGTTTGCCTATAGATCTACTCTGCGCCCAGCGAATAGAGCTAGTGCCGGCACAAGAGAGTCTGGTAAAGGCTCCTACTTTGTTCTCTTTGAAGATTTCAACTAATAAATCGGCATACACATTCAAGTACGCTGACTTGTACTCTCTCTAGACTTATTTCACAGGCATAAATTAGAGCTTGAGTGAGTGATGAAGGGGGGCCGATCACGTATGAACCGGATTGACTGCAGGTAACATGAACACGAATAAGTCAGCGACAGTAATTGAGTGGTCGTGAGCATGAACATGAAGGACAGTCAGGGAGTGTAAGCGGGAGCGAGTACTTATTTGGCCGAGTGAGCGCTGGTTGGCGGGATTGGACGCGCCTATGAGCGGGTGTGGATGCCTGCAAGTGTGAACGGAAGTTACTATGAGCACGAGTGCTGCTGGTTGTCAGTGAGAACGTGGGCGCATGCCAATGAGTTTGAGTACAGAAAATAGTGAATACATAGCTTGCGAAAATATTTGGTACTGAGTGAGTATATGCTTACTCTGGCGACCTGCGCTTACTCATCTCTTAGCCAGCGCTTAACTTCCTGTCTCGATGGTGCTTGCTTATGGGCATCACCCATAAAGAAGGGTGAGGGATGAACTGCATAATCCCAGTCACTTTAAAGAAAGAATTTGTTACTACCAAGAAGAGAAGCTCACCTGTCAAAACGTTTGCTGCAGCCCACAGGCTTTTACTGATCACCGATCGTCACGAATAGTAAAGATAACAGAAGCAAGTACCTCACGCAATTCAGCAGCGGAGCTCCGGTGCATTGACGCTGTCGCTAGTGTCTCCTTCAAAGCTCGAACCTTTAAACAGTAACATACGATTGGAGATCTTCAGCACAAAAAGATCATATCAATGTGGGGCCATTTCAGTCGGCAGACACTCACCTCGCTTGCCATCGCATCACTTAAGCGGGCCACGTCAATGAAGTCCATAGCCGAGTACACAAAGTATGAGAAGGTCAACAGGATTTGGTTCAGGGGCATCCCACTATCGAAGGTGCAGTAGACGCAGATGCATCCGACAATAAGCACAGCGGCAGATGATACCGCTAGAGAGTACTGCCAGATATCGTTGAGAAGTTCCCGAAGCTTTGCAATGCACCGCAGGTTTGACTTCACCCTTTGAAGTTCCGCCACTCCCGGCATTCCCAGAGGACTCGTGTTCGCACGATTCTCCGTGGGCAGAACTGCCCGGATTGTAGCATGTTGGTGTCGTACGTAGGCGATCAACACTTCGCAGCAAGGTCTCAAGGTGAACGAATGGAGCATGtcgtagaagaagaagaaaaaattcccGATAATAGTGGTCACCCTCAAGAGGTCCAGGTAGTAGTGGCTCCCGAAGCCGGCTGTGCTGACTATCATATGTGAGGTGACGACAACGTTCCCGAAGAAGGCTCCAATCATCAAGAACCTGGAATGTAATGTTGCTTGGCTTGAAAGCATTGAGTCACTGTCATGCGAAACAGTTATAGGCATTACTGGGCATATGGGTAGCATACTCACGAGTGCACTGACCACTGATTGCGCGTGCTTGAGATGGAGTTTTAGTGAGCAAGGTAGGGGGTGAGTGAACGTGAGTTGACAGAATTGCTGTGCCAATTAATGTGAGTACGAATAAAAGTCGGTGAAGTTGCGTGGACGTGCGTATGCAAGTGAGCCCCCGCGAGTGGTCGTGGACAGTTATGGGCACTGAGGGCGGGTGTGGGTGTCAGTAAGTGTGAATTGAAGCCACGTTCAACGCGATTGAGTGTTAATGAGCACGAGTGGGCATGAGTAGGAAGGTGAGTGAGTGCTGACGATCGTGAGCCctcatgagtgagtgagtgagcactGGGGAAGAAGATGTGGATGGACGCTTGAAAAGGCGTACCTCAGGACGTAGGATATCCCAGACCGGTAACGGTACCTTTCGTGCCAGAACGACTTCTGCATCTCATGATTTGCGGCATTCCTAAAAAACTCCCTCATTTTGCGCGAGCCGAGGATGGCGCTGAAGATATTCGTCACGACTTTTGCCGACACGGATAACGGGACTACGATGAAGAGAGCTTTCGTGAAGGTCCGGGCTTTTGGTGACAACCGCATCATATTCGTGGCAACAAAGTCTAGGTTTATGGATGCGAAAGTTAAGAGGCAAGCTGAAGCGTACAAAGTGTACCAGGACTTCCACCTGACTACCATTTCGTCTACGTCAGCTGCCTGAAGGTTCTCGATGAAGAAGACTCCAGCGGCACGACAAAGCCAGCCGCGTACTCGGAAGTTCTCGGCCATTGCGCTGGCCATTTCGGTCATCGCGTTTGCAAGGTGTCAATCCTCCCTTGCCGAAATTTGTTGCCTTGGTTTCGAGTCTGTGAAAGAAACCAGTGGTGTGAAACAAGTCACATTGTGCAGGCTGCATTGATATTTCCACAGATGTTTAGTTACATGTCAGGCACCGTCCCTACATGGTGCTCAATTCCTTAGGAGGACTTGCTTATAGCACTATTGTTCCTGTCATGACCTTCAGGTGTTGTATATTAGTCATGGtgcttatatatatattggcCAACAACTTCACAGCTGCAGACAAAAACAAACATGAGCCAAGGTTTCTTGTTTTGCCAGGAGGGCAGATATTTATTTAGCATTATGCAACTTTAGAGGGTCACCAGCCAAGTACTGCGAACGATGGACGAGAGGGCGCCATGTTAGCACAACAACAATTGACCGAAAGTAAACGCACATCTCCACTTAGACAAAAACTACAGGGCACCTTCAAGTGTAGAGGTTCTCGCAAAGACCTAGTATTCTTCCTCAGCAAGTCCTTCATGTCCTATTTTGCAATAGCACTGTGAGTTTATTCGTCAGAACGATTGAAGTGATACATCAGACAATAAATTACTCATTACCTGCAGAACATTGCTATGCCTAAACCAAACGTAAATAATTGTTAAGGCTCAAAACCAACAGGAGCGTAAACCGGCGTCAGTATCGGTGACGCAGTGAAGTGCAAGTGGCAAAACATACCTTGTGAGAGCTCAAGCCTATCATAGGGACGAAATAGACAATGTTACATAATGTAACTGTTACAGCGACCCTCTTTACCCCCTAAACGTGCCTTCTTGTAGCAATTGCTGGGTCGAAAATTAATGCTACACGTGCCAACTAATAACGCCTTTTTAAGATTGCCGCTGGTTTC contains:
- the LOC135915825 gene encoding uncharacterized protein, coding for MTEMASAMAENFRVRGWLCRAAGVFFIENLQAADVDEMVVRWKSWYTLYASACLLTFASINLDFVATNMMRLSPKARTFTKALFIVVPLSVSAKVVTNIFSAILGSRKMREFFRNAANHEMQKSFWHERYRYRSGISYVLRFLMIGAFFGNVVVTSHMIVSTAGFGSHYYLDLLRVTTIIGNFFFFFYDMLHSFTLRPCCEVLIAYVRHQHATIRAVLPTENRANTSPLGMPGVAELQRVKSNLRCIAKLRELLNDIWQYSLAVSSAAVLIVGCICVYCTFDSGMPLNQILLTFSYFVYSAMDFIDVARLSDAMASEVRALKETLATASMHRSSAAELREVAHLYISICPEDMSLSGGNFFSLDLPLLVSIGGSIITYSVILVQTSDDVQHHQVAHTNHS